One genomic window of Oryctolagus cuniculus chromosome 11, mOryCun1.1, whole genome shotgun sequence includes the following:
- the RPS19BP1 gene encoding active regulator of SIRT1, with amino-acid sequence MSASLLRRGLELLAASEAPRAAAGQAQASGAPDKRARKAKATQTQRLRNSAKGKAPKSALAEYRKRECRDHLKANLKFMTSARSPVAESMSRQILRQNRGRKACDRPVAKTKKKKEAEGTVFTEEDFQRFQQEYFGS; translated from the exons ATGTCGGCCTCTCTGCTGCGGCGGGGCTTGGAGCTGCTGGCGGCGTCCGAGG CCCCCCGAGCCGCCGCCGGCCAGGCCCAGGCGAGCGGGGCCCCGGACAAGCGGGCCCGGAAGGCGAAGGCGACCCAGACGCAGAGGCTGCGGAACTCGGCCAAGGGGAAGGCGCCCAAGTCGGCTCTGG cCGAGTACCGGAAGCGAGAGTGTCGAGACCACCTCAAGGCAAACCTGAAGTTCATGACCAGCGCCAGGAGCCCCGTGGCCGAGTCCATGAGCCGGCAG ATCCTGCGGCAGAACCGGGGCCGCAAGGCCTGTGACCGGCCCGTGGCCAAGaccaagaagaagaaggaggcGGAGGGCACGGTGTTCACGGAGGAGGACTTCCAGAGGTTCCAGCAGGAATACTTCGGCAGCTAG
- the MIEF1 gene encoding mitochondrial dynamics protein MIEF1 produces the protein MAGAGERKGKKDDNGIGTAIDFVLSNARLVLGVGGAAMLGIATLAVKRMYDRAISAPTSPTRLSHSGKRSWEEPTWMGSPRLLNRDMKTGLSRSLQTLPTDAAAFDADAFCPPRPKPLARKGQVDLKKSRLRMSLQEKLLSYYRNRAAIPAGEQARAKQAAVDICAELRGFLRAKLPDMPLRDMYLSGSLYDDLQVVTADHIQLIVPLVLEQNLWSCIPGEDTIMNVPGFCLVRRENPEYFPRGSSYWDRCVVGGYLSPKAVADTFEKVVAGSINWPAIGSLLDYVIRPAPPPEALTLEVQYERDKHLVIDFLPSVTLGDTVLVARPHRLAQHDNLWRLSLRPAETARLRALDQADAGCRALCLKILKAICKCTPALGHLTASQLTNVILHLAQEEADWSPGALADRFLQALRGLISYLEAGVLPSALNPKVNLFSELTPEEIDELGYTLYCSLSEPEVLLQT, from the exons ATGGCGGGCGCCGGGGAGCGCAAAGGCAAGAAGGATGACAACGGAATCGGCACGGCCATCGACTTTGTGCTGTCCAATGCCCGGCtggtgctgggggtgggtggaGCGGCCATGCTGGGCATTGCCACGCTGGCGGTGAAGCGG ATGTACGACCGGGCCATCAGCGCCCCTACCAGCCCTACCCGCCTGAGCCACTcagggaagaggagctgggaagaACCAACCTGGATGGGGTCCCCGCGCCTGCTGAACAGGGACATGAAGACGGGCCTGAGCCGCTCCCTGCAAACCCTCCCCACGGACGCCGCGGCCTTCGACGCAG ATGCATTCTGCCCACCCCGGCCTAAGCCATTGGCCAGGAAGGGCCAGGTAGACTTGAAGAAGTCACGACTCCGCATGTCCCTGCAGGAGAAACTCCTTTCTTACTACCGGAACCGGGCAGCCATCCCTGCTGGCGAGCAGGCACGGGCCAAGCAAGCCGCCGTGGACATATGTGCCGAGCTGCGGGGCTTCCTGCGGGCCAAGTTGCCTGACATGCCGCTCCGGGACATGTACCTGAGTGGCAGCCTCTACGATGACCTGCAG GTGGTGACCGCCGACCACATCCAGCTCATCGTGCCCCTCGTGCTGGAGCAGAACCTGTGGTCGTGCATCCCAGGCGAGGACACCATCATGAACGTCCCCGGCTTCTGCCTCGTCCGCCGTGAGAACCCCGAGTACTTTCCTCGCGGCAGCAGTTACTGGGACCGGTGCGTCGTCGGGGGCTACCTCTCGCCAAAGGCGGTGGCCGACACGTTTGAGAAGGTGGTGGCCGGCTCCATCAACTGGCCGGCCATAGGGTCCCTCTTGGACTATGTGATCCGACCGGCTCCACCTCCAGAGGCCCTGACGCTGGAGGTGCAGTATGAGCGTGACAAGCATCTCGTCATTGACTTCCTGCCATCTGTGACCCTTGGCGACACTGTTCTGGTGGCCAGGCCACACCGGCTAGCCCAGCACGACAACCTGTGGCGGCTGAGCCTCCGTCCCGCCGAGACGGCGCGCCTGAGAGCTCTGGACCAGGCCGACGCGGGCTGCCGGGCCCTGTGCCTGAAGATTCTCAAGGCCATATGCAAGTGCACGCCCGCGCTGGGCCACCTCACTGCCAGCCAGCTCACCAACGTCATCCTCCACCTGGCCCAGGAGGAGGCCGACTGGTCTCCAGGGGCGCTGGCCGACCGCTTCCTGCAGGCGCTCAGGGGACTGATCAGCTACCTGGAGGCCGGCGTCCTGCCCAGTGCCCTCAACCCCAAGGTGAACTTGTTCTCGGAGCTCACCCCTGAGGAAATAGACGAATTGGGATACACTCTCTATTGCTCCTTGTCTGAGCCAGAGGTGCTGCTGCAGACGTAG
- the ATF4 gene encoding cyclic AMP-dependent transcription factor ATF-4, with amino-acid sequence MSFLHSAGLAGDLASPFDQAALGAEEGLGLLDDYLEVATPWKPPGPPGDKAAAGSSEWLAADGLLGAPADGKEDAFSGTDWMLEKVDLKEFDFDALLSLDDLEAVPDELLATLDDSCDLFAPLALDALKEPPQAGSPLGPLPASLPQVAPCTFLQPLPLSLGVAAASPDESFSLELGSEVDIADGDRKPESPGLGPVVPQGVKEEDSPSDNDSGVCMSPESCPGSPQRSPSAPTPRGSPHRGPPAPARPKPYEPAAAAAARVKGEKLEKKLKKMEQNKTAATRYRQKKRAEQEALAGECRGLEERNAALRERADGLAKEIQYLKDLLEEVRAARGRRRVPA; translated from the exons ATGAGCTTCCTGCACAGCGCGGGGTTGGCGGGGGACTTGGCGTCCCCCTTCGACCAGGCGGCTTTGGGGGCTGAGgagggcctggggctcctggaCGACTACCTGGAGGTGGCCACGCCCTGGAAGCCTCCCGGGCCCCCCGGCGACAAGGCTGCGGCGGGCTCCTCGGAATGGCTGGCGGCGGACGGGCTGCTGGGCGCCCCCGCCGACGGCAAGG AGGACGCCTTCTCCGGGACGGACTGGATGTTGGAGAAAGTGGACCTCAAGGAGTTCGACTTCGACGCCCTGCTGAGCTTGGACGACCTGGAGGCCGTGCCCGACGAGCTGCTGGCCACGCTGGACGACTCGTGCGACCTCTTCGCCCCCCTGGCCCTGGACGCGCTCAAGGAGCCGCCCCAGGCAGGGAGCCCGCTCGGCCCCCTCCCCGCGAGCCTGCCGCAGGTCGCCCCCTGCACCttcctgcagcccctgcccctgtcGCTGGGGGTCGCGGCCGCCTCCCCGGATGAGTCGTTCAGCTTGGAGCTGGGCAGCGAGGTGGACATCGCGGACGGGGACCGGAAGCCCGAGTCGCCCGGCCTGGGCCCCGTGGTCCCGCAGGGCGTCAAGGAGGAGGACAGCCCCTCCGACAACGACAGCGGCGTCTGCATGAGCCCCGAGTCCTGCCCGGGCTCCCCGCAGCGCAgcccctccgcccccacccccaggggctccCCGCACAGgggcccccccgccccggcccgccccaaGCCCTACGAGcctgcggcggccgcggcggcgcgCGTGAAGGGCGAGAAGCTGGAGAAGAAGCTCAAGAAGATGGAGCAGAACAAGACGGCCGCCACGCGCTACCGGCAGAAGAAGCGGGCGGAGCAGGAGGCGCTGGCGGGCGAGTGCCGGGGGCTGGAGGAGCGCAACGCGGCCCTGCGGGAGAGGGCCGACGGCCTGGCCAAGGAGATCCAGTACCTCAAGGACCTGCTGGAGGAGGTGCGGGCGGCCCGCGGCAGGAGGAGGGTCCCCGCCTAG